The candidate division KSB1 bacterium genome window below encodes:
- the cdaA gene encoding diadenylate cyclase CdaA — MPDLELFHIAFLRVTLLDVLDILAISFVMYRLYLFIRGSRAAQMAVGLLLILTVSLLAQILGMSGLSWIFSRLETIWLIAFVILFQPELRRMLVHLGQSPLIRFFVKVTGSQLVDEIVRAVQELSRMRHGSLIVIVRNHAIRAVVETGIKLQAAVSAPVLLAFFSPKSPLHDGAIIIENEEVIAAKAILPLSQSDMLDRRYGTRHRAALGLSEESDALVIVTSEETGQISIAKDGHLLTDLSEEELENILLTSLHVLPKK, encoded by the coding sequence ATGCCCGACCTCGAACTCTTCCATATCGCGTTCCTGAGGGTGACGCTCCTGGATGTGCTCGACATCCTGGCGATCAGCTTCGTGATGTATCGCCTGTATCTGTTCATTCGGGGTTCACGGGCGGCGCAGATGGCGGTGGGCCTGCTGCTCATCCTCACCGTCTCGCTGCTGGCGCAGATTTTGGGCATGAGCGGTTTGAGCTGGATCTTCAGCCGGCTGGAGACCATCTGGCTGATTGCTTTCGTCATTCTGTTTCAGCCGGAGCTGCGCCGCATGCTGGTGCATCTCGGTCAAAGTCCGCTGATTCGCTTTTTCGTCAAAGTTACCGGCTCGCAACTGGTCGATGAAATCGTGCGCGCTGTGCAGGAATTGTCGCGCATGCGGCACGGTTCGCTCATCGTCATTGTGCGCAACCACGCCATTCGCGCAGTGGTGGAAACCGGCATCAAGCTGCAGGCCGCGGTTTCCGCGCCGGTGCTGCTTGCCTTCTTCAGCCCCAAATCGCCGCTGCATGACGGCGCCATCATCATCGAAAACGAAGAAGTCATCGCCGCCAAGGCGATTTTACCGCTGTCACAAAGTGACATGCTCGACCGGCGCTATGGCACGCGCCACCGCGCCGCTCTGGGATTGTCGGAGGAATCCGATGCCTTGGTGATCGTTACCTCCGAAGAAACCGGGCAGATTTCCATCGCCAAAGACGGACATCTGCTCACCGATTTGAGCGAGGAAGAGCTGGAAAATATCCTGCTGACCTCGCTGCATGTACTGCCCAAGAAATGA
- the rlmN gene encoding 23S rRNA (adenine(2503)-C(2))-methyltransferase RlmN, producing the protein MINTRQKLLGMSREELVAFCLALGEKPFRGRQLFQWIYGRSATSFAEMTNLSLALRARLAETAELAPLEVVQRRLSRKGDAEKLLFRLADGLEVESVMMSEGDRHTLCLSSQVGCPIDCAFCATGKMGLLRNLSAGEIINQLLTAQRVCGRKVTNVVLMGMGEPFNNYEAVIKACQLMADPEGPNLGQRHIVISTSGLIPRIRQFTAEGHKFRLAISLNATTDEVRNRLMPLNRKYPIAELLAAARDYAQQAKQRVTFEYVLLAGVNDSLQDADRLKKLVAGIPCKINLIPYNAVDESFQRPPAGRIEAFYRRLQDLTAPVTLRWSKGDDIDAACGQLWTKAARSAPGRVAVGSG; encoded by the coding sequence ATGATCAATACCCGACAAAAACTGCTCGGCATGAGCCGGGAAGAGTTGGTCGCCTTTTGCCTTGCGCTGGGTGAAAAACCCTTTCGTGGCCGCCAGCTCTTTCAATGGATCTATGGCCGTTCCGCTACGAGCTTCGCGGAGATGACCAACCTTTCGCTGGCGTTGCGCGCACGATTGGCAGAGACCGCGGAACTGGCGCCGCTCGAAGTGGTGCAACGCAGGCTCTCCCGCAAGGGGGATGCGGAGAAGTTGCTGTTCCGCCTGGCGGATGGCCTGGAAGTGGAGAGCGTCATGATGAGCGAGGGTGATCGCCACACCCTGTGCCTCTCCTCGCAAGTCGGATGCCCGATCGATTGCGCATTTTGCGCCACCGGGAAAATGGGATTGTTGCGCAATCTCAGCGCCGGGGAAATCATCAATCAATTGCTGACGGCGCAACGAGTGTGTGGCAGAAAGGTGACCAATGTGGTGTTGATGGGAATGGGGGAACCGTTCAACAACTATGAAGCCGTAATCAAGGCCTGCCAGCTCATGGCCGATCCCGAAGGCCCGAACCTCGGGCAGCGGCACATTGTAATTTCCACCAGCGGCTTGATTCCCAGGATTCGGCAGTTCACCGCAGAGGGCCACAAATTCCGGCTGGCCATCTCCCTCAATGCCACAACTGACGAGGTGAGAAACCGGTTGATGCCGCTCAACCGCAAGTATCCGATAGCGGAATTGCTGGCAGCCGCGCGGGATTATGCACAGCAGGCAAAACAGCGGGTGACCTTCGAGTATGTGCTGCTGGCCGGGGTGAATGACAGCCTGCAGGATGCCGACCGTCTGAAGAAACTGGTGGCCGGCATCCCCTGCAAGATCAACTTGATTCCCTACAATGCCGTGGATGAAAGCTTCCAGCGGCCGCCTGCCGGGCGCATCGAGGCTTTTTATCGCCGGTTGCAAGACCTGACCGCGCCGGTGACGCTGCGCTGGAGTAAGGGGGATGATATAGACGCCGCCTGCGGCCAGCTTTGGACCAAGGCGGCTCGATCAGCGCCCGGTCGAGTGGCCGTTGGAAGCGGTTGA
- a CDS encoding sigma-70 family RNA polymerase sigma factor encodes MARLTGANRSRTDQSLEKYLQEISEVPLLSPEAEIELAKRIKKGDEEALEKLTKANLRFVVSVAKQYQNQGLSLGDLINEGNLGLIKAASRFDETRGFKFISYAVWWIRQSILQALAEQSRVVRLPLNRVGALNKIGKALSSLEQEFEREPSAHEIADKVEMTPYEVSDTLKISGKHVSLDAPFNQDEESRLLDVLENEEMPSPDNNLMSESLRIEVERALETLTEREAEVVKLYFGLGREHPLTLEEIGELFKLTRERVRQIKEKAIKRLRHASRSKPLRSYLG; translated from the coding sequence GTGGCGAGACTCACGGGTGCGAACCGTTCCAGAACGGATCAGTCCCTCGAGAAGTACCTCCAGGAAATTAGTGAAGTTCCCCTACTATCTCCCGAAGCCGAAATCGAGCTCGCCAAGCGCATTAAGAAGGGTGACGAAGAAGCCTTGGAAAAACTTACCAAGGCCAATCTGCGATTCGTAGTCAGTGTTGCCAAACAATATCAAAATCAAGGCCTTTCGTTGGGAGATTTGATCAATGAGGGGAACCTTGGGTTGATCAAGGCGGCGAGCCGTTTTGATGAGACGCGAGGTTTTAAATTCATCTCCTACGCGGTTTGGTGGATCCGGCAGTCGATACTGCAAGCGCTGGCGGAGCAGTCCCGCGTTGTTCGTCTCCCGCTCAACCGTGTCGGCGCACTCAACAAAATCGGCAAGGCGCTGAGCTCCCTGGAACAGGAGTTCGAGCGTGAGCCCTCCGCGCACGAAATTGCCGACAAGGTGGAGATGACGCCCTATGAAGTTTCCGACACCTTGAAGATTTCCGGCAAGCATGTCTCTCTCGACGCGCCCTTCAATCAGGATGAGGAGAGCCGGTTGTTGGACGTGCTGGAAAACGAGGAGATGCCCTCGCCGGACAATAATCTCATGAGCGAGTCGCTGCGCATTGAAGTCGAACGGGCGCTGGAGACACTGACCGAACGTGAAGCGGAAGTTGTCAAGCTTTACTTTGGCCTGGGACGTGAACATCCGCTGACCCTGGAAGAAATTGGCGAACTTTTCAAATTGACGCGTGAGCGAGTGCGGCAAATCAAGGAAAAGGCGATCAAACGCCTCCGGCACGCCTCACGCAGCAAACCGCTCCGCAGTTATCTGGGTTGA
- a CDS encoding peptidoglycan DD-metalloendopeptidase family protein, with product MFSSFVVMLLMVGSSIALFTDFYKDESITRLNRTNQALTKQLQHMSAKVAELDSRMQVVEQNDDDLRVYAELPRLDPDLRKAGTGGAAGAYVDVDLNLLPDAVRNETRRVNQMLAELERRIALHFENNKEVKEKITNDRAQLKHTPSIRPVEAGRITDKYGKRLDPFIERVKHHNGVDISAEIGTEVYAAAAGVVVAAKSTYSLGQGYGRHVIIDHGYGYKTLYGHLSEVWVKEGQRIERWDVIGLVGNTGRTTGPHLHFEVHKDDTPVDPQNFFLN from the coding sequence ATGTTCTCATCATTCGTCGTGATGCTGCTGATGGTCGGCTCTTCGATTGCACTGTTCACCGATTTTTACAAGGACGAAAGCATCACCAGACTCAACCGCACCAATCAGGCCTTGACCAAGCAGCTCCAGCACATGAGCGCCAAAGTCGCCGAGTTGGACAGCCGCATGCAGGTGGTCGAACAGAACGATGATGACCTGCGCGTTTATGCCGAGCTGCCCCGCCTGGACCCCGACCTGCGCAAGGCCGGCACCGGCGGCGCGGCGGGCGCGTATGTCGACGTCGATTTGAATCTGCTGCCCGATGCCGTGAGAAATGAAACCCGCCGGGTCAATCAAATGCTGGCCGAGCTGGAACGCCGCATCGCGCTGCATTTCGAGAACAACAAAGAGGTCAAAGAAAAAATCACGAACGATAGAGCCCAGCTCAAACACACCCCCTCGATTCGTCCCGTGGAGGCCGGTCGGATCACCGACAAATACGGCAAGCGGCTGGATCCCTTCATCGAGCGCGTGAAACATCACAATGGCGTGGACATCTCCGCAGAGATCGGAACCGAAGTCTATGCCGCCGCCGCCGGTGTGGTTGTCGCCGCCAAGTCGACCTACAGTTTGGGCCAGGGCTATGGCCGGCATGTCATTATCGATCACGGGTATGGCTACAAAACGCTCTATGGGCACCTCTCGGAAGTCTGGGTGAAGGAGGGGCAGCGCATCGAACGTTGGGACGTGATCGGCCTGGTGGGCAACACCGGCCGCACCACCGGCCCTCATCTCCATTTCGAAGTGCACAAGGATGACACCCCGGTCGACCCGCAGAACTTCTTCCTCAACTGA
- a CDS encoding ATP-dependent helicase: MPHHFSLDAIFDCLNPQQRAAVEHLNGPLVIIAGAGTGKTRVITRRIAYLVAAQHARPEQILALTFTEKAAAEMESRVDELVPYGEVGFTISTFHAFGDRLVREFAVDLGLDPDFRLLSPAEQALFLREHLFDLPLHHYRPLGNPTKFLLELLRHFSRLKDEDVSPEEYLAFTEKLLAETPVDDPAARRAAEKQQELARCYQVYQKLLLQAGCADFGDQIIYALKLLREHPDIRRRLQERYRYILVDEFQDTNYAQFQLVRELAAAHQNLTVVADDDQSIYKFRGAAISNILNFTQTYPHARHVVLTQNYRSTQAILDTAYRLIRHNDPNRLEVKQQINKKLTGKAPGGQPVVHWHFDTVSNEAAAVAQHIRARVQSGVARPQDFCILVRSNNAADPFLRALQEAGLPHRFSGSYGLYQREEVRLLICFLKSIANPLDSQNLYHLAQSEIYAMPMQDLQAALQVHAATHHPLLHIFKTPEQFEWQQPLSEEGRATAAKLLADNEKYLEMSRQLPAYALLYTFLKESGYLHRLAHSETVAADEKIGNITRFFQTVQNYAYFTTPGDLTFFVNHLELLREYGDDPGTAPADLDADAVQVMTLHKAKGLEFPVVFMVGLVEERFPTRPRTSTIELPEGVIKDILPEGDFHLQEERRLFYVGMTRAQSELYLTSSRDYGGSRLRKVSGFVREALDDAHADDDVIKPSPFEALARFDLPEAAPAAAAGPLPPEQVLHLDQRKIDDYLTCPLKYKYIHVLQVPVAEHHAIIYGRLLHEVVQFYNRRRFRRESVTVEELLALYRAKWRSHGYLSREHERLRFAAGEETVRRFFAQQEADPARPLYVEAPFKFTFANNIISGRWDRIDQLADGRIVITDFKSSAVADAEEARDRARDSRQLRLYAWAYEEQFGRPVDGWRLYFLESGMLGEVSRKELYLRTIREHVQEAAAGIRQRNYRPKPGPGTCPFCALNDICPAAEKN, encoded by the coding sequence ATGCCACACCATTTCTCACTCGATGCCATCTTCGATTGCCTCAACCCGCAACAGCGTGCGGCGGTGGAGCACCTCAACGGCCCATTGGTGATCATTGCCGGCGCAGGCACGGGCAAGACCCGCGTCATCACCCGGCGCATTGCCTACCTGGTGGCGGCACAACACGCGCGGCCCGAGCAGATTCTCGCACTCACCTTCACCGAAAAAGCCGCGGCGGAAATGGAATCCCGCGTCGATGAACTGGTGCCCTATGGCGAGGTCGGCTTCACCATCTCGACGTTCCATGCCTTCGGTGACAGGCTGGTGCGGGAGTTCGCCGTTGATCTCGGGCTGGACCCCGATTTCCGGCTGCTCAGCCCCGCCGAACAAGCCCTGTTTCTCCGCGAGCATCTCTTTGACCTCCCCCTGCATCATTACCGGCCGCTGGGCAATCCCACCAAATTCCTGCTGGAATTGCTGCGCCATTTCAGCCGCCTGAAAGATGAAGATGTCTCGCCGGAAGAATACCTCGCCTTCACCGAAAAACTGCTGGCCGAAACACCCGTCGATGACCCGGCGGCGCGCCGCGCCGCGGAAAAACAACAGGAGCTGGCCCGCTGCTATCAGGTTTATCAGAAATTGCTGCTGCAGGCGGGCTGTGCCGACTTTGGCGATCAAATCATCTACGCCCTGAAATTGCTGCGCGAGCATCCCGACATTCGCCGCCGGCTGCAGGAGCGCTACCGCTACATTCTCGTTGATGAATTTCAAGACACCAACTACGCGCAGTTTCAACTGGTCCGGGAGCTGGCTGCCGCCCATCAGAATCTCACTGTGGTTGCCGATGACGATCAATCGATCTACAAATTCCGCGGTGCCGCGATCAGCAATATTCTCAATTTCACCCAAACCTATCCGCACGCGCGTCATGTCGTGCTCACGCAAAACTACCGCTCGACCCAGGCGATTCTCGACACCGCTTACCGTCTGATCCGCCACAATGATCCCAACCGTCTCGAGGTCAAGCAGCAGATCAACAAAAAGCTGACGGGCAAAGCGCCGGGCGGGCAGCCGGTGGTGCACTGGCATTTCGACACCGTCAGCAACGAAGCGGCAGCGGTGGCACAGCACATTCGCGCGCGTGTGCAGTCCGGGGTGGCACGCCCGCAGGATTTTTGCATTCTGGTGCGCTCCAACAATGCCGCGGACCCCTTCCTGCGCGCCTTGCAGGAGGCCGGGTTGCCGCACCGCTTTTCCGGAAGCTATGGCCTGTATCAACGGGAAGAAGTGCGCCTGCTGATTTGCTTTCTCAAAAGCATCGCCAACCCGCTGGATTCGCAGAATCTCTACCATTTGGCGCAAAGCGAAATTTACGCCATGCCCATGCAGGATCTGCAGGCCGCGCTGCAGGTGCATGCCGCCACGCACCATCCCCTGCTGCACATTTTCAAGACTCCCGAACAATTCGAGTGGCAGCAACCCTTGTCGGAGGAAGGCAGGGCCACCGCTGCGAAGCTGCTTGCCGACAATGAGAAGTACCTCGAAATGTCCCGCCAACTGCCGGCCTATGCCCTGCTTTACACCTTTCTGAAGGAGTCCGGCTATCTCCACCGGCTGGCGCACAGCGAAACGGTGGCTGCCGACGAGAAGATCGGCAACATCACCAGGTTCTTTCAAACGGTGCAGAACTATGCGTATTTCACCACCCCGGGTGATTTGACCTTCTTCGTCAATCATCTTGAACTGCTGCGGGAATACGGCGACGATCCCGGCACGGCGCCCGCTGATCTCGATGCCGACGCCGTGCAAGTGATGACGCTGCACAAAGCCAAGGGGCTGGAGTTTCCGGTGGTGTTCATGGTGGGCCTGGTGGAGGAGCGTTTTCCCACCAGGCCGCGCACTTCCACCATCGAATTGCCGGAGGGGGTGATCAAGGACATTTTGCCGGAAGGCGATTTTCACCTGCAGGAGGAGCGCCGGCTGTTTTATGTCGGCATGACCCGCGCACAGAGCGAGCTTTATCTCACCAGCAGCCGCGATTATGGCGGCTCGCGTCTGCGCAAAGTCAGCGGCTTCGTGCGCGAGGCGCTGGATGATGCCCACGCCGATGATGACGTGATCAAACCCTCGCCCTTTGAAGCACTGGCACGCTTTGACCTGCCCGAGGCCGCGCCGGCAGCGGCGGCCGGTCCGCTCCCGCCGGAGCAGGTGTTGCATCTCGATCAACGCAAAATCGATGACTATCTCACCTGCCCGCTGAAGTACAAATACATTCACGTCCTGCAGGTGCCGGTGGCCGAGCATCATGCCATCATCTATGGCAGGCTGCTGCACGAAGTGGTGCAGTTTTACAATCGTCGCAGGTTTCGTCGTGAAAGCGTCACCGTCGAGGAACTGCTGGCCCTCTACCGTGCGAAATGGCGCAGCCACGGTTACCTGAGCCGCGAGCACGAACGGTTGCGTTTCGCCGCCGGCGAGGAGACCGTGCGCCGTTTCTTCGCGCAGCAGGAGGCTGACCCGGCGCGGCCGCTCTATGTGGAAGCGCCGTTCAAGTTTACTTTCGCAAACAACATCATCAGCGGGCGCTGGGATCGCATCGACCAGCTCGCCGATGGCCGCATCGTGATCACCGATTTCAAATCCTCCGCCGTGGCAGATGCGGAGGAAGCGCGCGACCGCGCCAGGGACAGCCGGCAGTTGCGGCTCTATGCCTGGGCTTATGAGGAACAATTTGGCCGGCCGGTTGACGGCTGGCGCCTGTACTTTCTCGAATCAGGCATGCTCGGCGAAGTGTCACGCAAGGAGCTTTACCTGCGCACGATTCGTGAACACGTGCAGGAGGCCGCCGCGGGCATTCGTCAGCGCAATTATCGCCCCAAGCCCGGCCCCGGCACGTGTCCGTTTTGTGCGCTCAATGATATTTGCCCGGCGGCGGAGAAGAATTGA
- a CDS encoding DNA repair exonuclease, producing MPFTILHFSDLHLDAAFAGSRLPAEIARQCREQLRSTLRAIVDLARQRQVNAVTIAGDLFEREKLNPDTAAFLAQECERLAPIPVYIAPGNHDAADAASLYQRGRWPENVRIAVSHALSEWRLTGPYSLWSAAHLSPSDRHNFLSGFVMPAGASGRLPILLLHASLAPANFEGSRSHAPLTLNDIRGAGFALALLGHYHTRKVVQEEGVLAVYSGSPEPLGFQEPGEHGVTLVHLEAAQKPVLEFIALARLHFATLELSVTGCRHRDQLIERILVLAGEGQYRDKLVRLRLTGEAAASLRLELEAITRRVEKSFGFLYLENDTRPAIDLSTLASEPTVRGAFIRDMLAALEQAQEAEQRALYQEALDYGMQAFEHDDITLR from the coding sequence GTGCCGTTTACCATTCTTCATTTTTCCGACCTTCATCTCGATGCGGCGTTTGCCGGGAGCCGGCTGCCTGCGGAGATCGCCCGCCAGTGCCGCGAACAGTTGCGCTCAACACTGCGTGCCATCGTGGATCTCGCCAGGCAGCGCCAGGTCAATGCCGTGACGATTGCGGGAGATTTGTTCGAACGCGAGAAGCTCAATCCCGATACGGCGGCTTTTTTGGCGCAGGAATGCGAGCGCCTGGCGCCGATTCCCGTGTACATCGCGCCGGGAAATCACGATGCCGCGGATGCGGCCTCTCTTTATCAGCGTGGGCGCTGGCCGGAAAATGTGCGGATCGCCGTCAGCCATGCGCTCAGCGAGTGGCGCCTGACGGGGCCTTACAGCTTGTGGTCGGCGGCGCACCTGAGCCCGAGCGACCGCCACAATTTTTTGAGCGGTTTCGTCATGCCGGCGGGGGCCAGCGGGCGTCTTCCCATTCTCCTGCTGCATGCCAGTCTGGCGCCGGCAAATTTTGAAGGCAGCCGCAGCCATGCGCCGCTGACGCTCAACGATATCCGGGGAGCCGGCTTTGCGCTGGCGTTGCTCGGCCATTATCACACCCGCAAAGTCGTGCAGGAGGAGGGGGTGCTCGCGGTTTACTCCGGCAGCCCGGAGCCGCTGGGTTTTCAGGAGCCGGGCGAGCATGGTGTCACGCTCGTGCATTTGGAAGCGGCGCAAAAGCCGGTGCTGGAATTCATCGCGCTGGCGCGCTTGCATTTCGCAACGCTCGAGTTGAGCGTGACCGGCTGCCGCCATCGCGATCAGCTCATCGAACGGATTCTGGTGCTCGCCGGCGAAGGGCAGTATCGCGACAAACTCGTGCGGCTGCGTCTGACCGGTGAGGCGGCAGCGTCCCTGCGTCTGGAACTTGAGGCGATCACCCGGCGCGTCGAAAAGAGTTTCGGCTTCCTCTATCTGGAAAACGACACCCGGCCCGCCATTGACCTGAGCACGCTCGCCAGCGAGCCCACCGTGCGCGGAGCCTTTATTCGCGACATGCTGGCGGCGCTGGAGCAGGCGCAGGAAGCGGAGCAGCGTGCCCTTTATCAGGAGGCGCTGGACTACGGCATGCAGGCCTTTGAACATGATGACATCACCCTGCGATGA